The following are encoded together in the Streptomyces flavofungini genome:
- a CDS encoding LysR family transcriptional regulator: MSGLEVRELECFLALAEELHFGRAGERLYISQSRVSQLLAALEQRIGARLVERTSRRVRLTPLGERFHAELRPAYAELADVVGRARESARGVAGRIRLGFQGTADARLMEAITTFQKRHPGCVTEIVEVPFADPFGAVRQGDVDAAIVLLPVAEPELVLGPLFSRQQQTVAVSVRHPFASRTSLAAAELADVPLISAAAPAPAYWREAQAPSAVPAPAVRTLQEGLTLVAADRGAMLLCRPTAEYHGRRDVVFVPVEGVPDSVLGLVWHRDGETARVRAFARAVAEAGAVDEAPAA; the protein is encoded by the coding sequence ATGAGTGGGCTCGAGGTCCGGGAGCTGGAGTGTTTCCTCGCACTGGCCGAGGAACTGCATTTCGGTCGCGCGGGTGAGCGGCTCTACATCTCGCAGAGCCGGGTCAGCCAGCTGCTCGCCGCGCTGGAACAGCGCATCGGCGCGCGCCTCGTGGAGCGTACTAGCCGACGGGTGCGGCTGACCCCGCTCGGCGAGCGGTTCCACGCGGAACTGCGGCCCGCGTACGCGGAGTTGGCGGATGTGGTGGGGCGGGCGCGGGAGTCGGCGCGGGGCGTGGCGGGCCGGATCAGGCTCGGGTTCCAGGGGACGGCGGACGCGCGTCTGATGGAGGCGATCACGACGTTCCAGAAGCGGCATCCGGGGTGTGTGACGGAGATCGTGGAGGTGCCGTTCGCGGACCCGTTCGGGGCGGTGCGGCAGGGGGACGTGGACGCGGCGATCGTGCTGCTTCCGGTGGCGGAGCCCGAGCTGGTGCTCGGTCCGCTGTTCTCGCGCCAGCAGCAGACGGTGGCGGTGTCGGTACGGCATCCGTTCGCGTCCCGTACGTCCCTCGCCGCGGCCGAGCTCGCGGACGTCCCGCTGATCTCGGCGGCGGCGCCCGCGCCCGCGTACTGGCGCGAGGCGCAGGCCCCCTCCGCCGTGCCCGCGCCCGCCGTGCGCACGCTCCAGGAGGGGCTGACGCTGGTGGCGGCCGACCGGGGCGCGATGCTGCTCTGCCGTCCGACGGCGGAGTACCACGGGCGGCGGGACGTGGTGTTCGTGCCGGTGGAGGGGGTGCCGGACTCGGTGCTCGGCCTGGTGTGGCACCGGGACGGGGAGACGGCGCGGGTGCGGGCGTTCGCGCGGGCGGTGGCCGAGGCGGGGGCGGTCGACGAGGCGCCGGCCGCCTGA